The proteins below are encoded in one region of Populus alba chromosome 2, ASM523922v2, whole genome shotgun sequence:
- the LOC118049923 gene encoding ethylene-responsive transcription factor-like protein At4g13040 translates to MVSLRRRKLLGLCAGRSSFLTPLPRFFDNGTAPLGSTQNGRSVSVHPLPSDDAIQPEEKTIAKVGAGSSNVSASSSSKEQRSQPYPEQPVKRRKRHRRKHVQNQEPCLMRGVYFKNMKWQAAIKVDKKQIHLGTVGSQEEAARLYDRAAFMCGREPNFELSEEEKQELRKFKWDEFLAITRSAINNKKHKRRIGAGLQKRSETTLQDGDWDAKDGLNGFSASEDVEPDSSAS, encoded by the exons ATGGTTAGCTTACGGAGGCGTAAACTCCTGGGACTTTGTGCTG GGAGAAGTTCTTTCCTGACTCCACTTCCTCGATTTTTTGACAACGGAACTGCTCCTCTAGGCTCCACTCAGAATGGCAGGTCTGTCAGCGTGCATCCTCTGCCATCAGATGATGCCATCCAGCCAGAGGAG AAAACCATTGCAAAAGTGGGAGCTGGCTCTTCAAATGTTTCGGCTTCTAGCTCATCAAAAGAGCAGCGATCTCAACCATATCCAG AGCAACCAGTTAAACGCAGAAAGAGACACAGGAGGAAACATGTTCAGAACCAGGAACCATGCCTGATGAGAGGcgtctattttaaaaatatgaaatggcAGGCAGCAATTAAAGTTGACAAGAAGCAGATTCACCTAGGGACTGTTGGTTCTCAAGAAGAGGCTGCTCGTTTGTACGACAG GGCTGCTTTCATGTGCGGGAGGGAGCCCAATTTTGAGCTCTCAGAGGAGGAAAAGCAAGAACTTAGGAAATTCAAGTGGGATGAATTTTTGGCAATCACTCGCAGTGCAATTAACAATAAAA AACACAAGAGAAGGATCGGGGCAGGTTTGCAGAAGAGATCAGAGACTACATTGCAGGATGGTGACTGGGACGCCAAGGACGGACTAAATGGCTTTTCGGCTTCCGAAGACGTGGAACCAGACTCATCAGCGTCTTGA
- the LOC118049922 gene encoding uncharacterized protein encodes MGSSGMKPLEENAKPPPPPPSSSFSENWKERILIPTLLAGISGGGVGLVSKHRKVHGLANISTTYATNFSIVTGCYCGAREFVRVVRKSEPDDLVNSAVAGFGSGALLGRLQGGQFGAYRYSVIFAVVGTAVDFATIKLRPALSNFKESIFKEKEKKPSWLKLPEWSPIQVLDEEALAAKEAREKELFARRALGKLSKEES; translated from the exons ATGGGATCAAGCGGTATGAAACCTCTAGAAGAAAATGCCAAACCGCCTCCGCCGCCGCCGTCTTCTTCGTTTTCGGAGAATTGGAAGGAGCGGATACTCATCCCCACACTTCTCGCAG GGATAAGTGGTGGAGGAGTTGGGTTGGTGTCTAAGCATCGAAAAGTTCATGGGCTCGCTAACATTTCAACAACTTATGCCACTAATTTTTCCATCGTCACCGGCTGCTATTGCG GGGCGCGTGAATTCGTAAGAGTAGTTCGAAAATCAGAGCCAGATGATCTAGTAAACTCCGCGGTTGCAGGGTTTGGCAGTGGTGCTCTTCTTGGACGTCTTCAAG GGGGTCAGTTTGGTGCCTATCGCTACTCGGTCATCTTTGCTGTTGTGGGCACGGCGGTGGATTTTGCTACTATCAAACTAAGACCTGCATTGAGTAATTTTAAAGAATCTATATTcaaggaaaaagagaagaaacctAGTTGGTTAAAGTTGCCAGAGTGGTCTCCCATACAAGTTCTTGATGAGGAAGCGCTTGCTGCAAAAGAAGCTCGGGAAAAAGAACTCTTTGCACGAAGAGCTCTTGGCAAACTTAGCAAGGAAGAATCTTGA
- the LOC118049921 gene encoding FHA domain-containing protein FHA2: MGATGSDVEAGFAKLQGEDFEYYMQTYSIILGRNSKKSTVDVDLSSLGGGMNISRHHARIFYDFTRRRFALEVLGKNGCLVEGVLHLPGNPPVKLDSQDLLQIGDKEFYFLLPVRSILGGALAPRHHVAVVPQYGYHSGGADRMVGPVSVATVKKGRAREFYEEEFDDEEDVGGSGGGGKKMRREGYEGYGYGSGSGGKAGMAGAVGEKKMEGRSRIDRDSDNQQLMQLEEKDVVSSVATVLSDLCGPGEWMPMEKLHAELVEQYSSIWHHSRVRRYLTSEDWTGPEAKGKPWYGLLMLLRKYPEHFVINTRSKGRVTLEFVSLVSLLT, encoded by the exons ATGGGGGCGACGGGAAGCGACGTAGAGGCCGGATTTGCGAAGCTACAAGGAGAAGACTTCGAGTACTATATGCAAACATACTCAATAATCTTAGGCCGGAACTCGAAAAAATCCACCGTCGATGTCGACCTCTCAAGCCTTGGCGGTGGGATGAACATATCACGCCACCACGCGCGCATCTTCTACGATTTCACGCGACGCCGTTTCGCACTTGAAGTACTCGGCAAGAACGGTTGCCTAGTCGAAGGCGTACTCCACCTCCCAGGAAACCCTCCGGTCAAGTTGGATTCACAAGATCTGTTGCAAATCGGAGATAAAGAGTTTTACTTTTTGCTCCCTGTTAGGAGTATTTTGGGCGGGGCGTTAGCGCCTAGGCACCACGTGGCGGTTGTGCCGCAGTATGGGTATCATTCCGGTGGGGCGGATAGGATGGTGGGACCGGTTTCGGTTGCGACGGTTAAGAAGGGGAGAGCGCGGGAGTTTTATGAGgaggagtttgatgatgaggAGGATGTTGGTggcagtggtggtggtgggaaGAAGATGAGGAGAGAGGGTTATGAAGGGTATGGATATGGAAGTGGGTCTGGTGGTAAAGCAGGAATGGCTGGAGCTGTAG GAGAAAAGAAGATGGAGGGAAGATCAAGGATTGATCGCGATTCTGACAACCAACAACTTATGCAGTTGGAGGAAAAAGATGTAGTATCATCTGTTGCTACTGTGCTATCTGATCTTTGTGGTCCTGGAGAATGGATGCCCATGGAGAAACTTCATGCTGAG TTGGTCGAGCAATATAGCAGCATATGGCATCATTCTCGGGTAAGGAGATATCTCACGTCTGAGGACTGGACGGGTCCTGAAGCCAAGGGCAAACCATGGTATGGCTTGCTTATGTTGCTAAGAAAATATCCAGAGCACTTTGTCATCAACACAAGGTCCAAAGGCCGGGTGACGCTGGAGTTTGTCTCTCTTGTCTCTCTGCTTACGTAA
- the LOC118049920 gene encoding dolichol-phosphate mannose synthase subunit 3, producing the protein MKHIVKIMVLLVAISACWIGLLQTSIIPRSHTWLLPIYFVISLGCYGLLMVGVGLMNFPTCPQEALLLQQDIVEAKEFLKRKGVDVVSE; encoded by the exons ATGAAGCATATTGTAAAGATTATGGTACTGCTTGTGGCCATCTCTGCCTGTTGGATTGGGCTCTTGCAAACTTCCATTATTCCACGTAGCCATACCTGGTTG CTTCCCATTTATTTCGTTATATCACTGGGATGCTATGGTCTATTGATGGTTGGAGTTGGcttgatgaattttccaacttGCCCTCAAGAAGCACTGCTATTACAACAg GATATTGTTGAGGCCAAGGAATTTCTAAAGCGAAAAGGAGTAGATGTTGTTTCTGAATGA
- the LOC118049919 gene encoding uncharacterized protein → MGVLSESWCFCKGVGKSEKLKAALFTGKGPAIARISATANGISGTGFLIHRNLLLTAHVNIPSIAAAEGCEIRLQNGVAATLVPHRFFITTSVLDLTIVGLDSVDGESNAQGQQPHYLKTCSKPNLDLGSAVYFLGHTDNEELTVGEGKVVIATDNLIKLSTDGVAWSPGSAGFDAQGNLAFMICDPMKLATSPNTKSSSTSSSSSSSWKKDSPMQFGIPVPIICDWLNQHWEGNLDELTKPKLPIIRLMSTGQKSEHSCASFTLRQVFKSTEADNDGTPSSNTVSKGKDQPNPGCSGTENTVKEGIQTTDSHGAHVQGIPTPEIYESPKLTAGPLRKKESAQIQLLDINFPHRVTKTTVQPHPDIQLLPNSDENSVKEMPSQTPLSEDQIKYKGLAIPEGDADIASTGSVNGAQSEVHSSSSPVEVSEMYNGYSSEGETTMYSAETAESRNYTSPREGKFQQVGRSHSCVSYNRWGTAQRNQVARRAMLEQQRSLIHGRKMHSQGATSQRSNDYYSPTVSSIMKKRNNSEQPTRPKQSAVHSSPRWMF, encoded by the exons ATGGGTGTTTTGAGTGAGTCATGGTGTTTTTGCAAAGGAGTAGGCAAGTCTGAGAAATTGAAGGCTGCCCTTTTTACTGGCAAGGGTCCTGCAATTGCCAGGATATCCGCCACCGCCAATGGGATCTCCGGCACTGGATTCCTGATCCACCGGAATCTTCTTTTGACTGCTCATGTTAACATTCCCTCTATCGCTGCTGCTGAAGGTTGCGAGATCCGCCTCCAAAATGGTGTCGCTGCCACTCTCGTCCCTCACAG GTTTTTCATTACCACCTCTGTCCTAGATCTAACTATAGTGGGTTTGGATTCTGTGGATGGAGAATCAAATGCCCAAGGGCAGCAGCCACACTACTTGAAGACCTGTTCAAAACCAAATCTGGATTTGGGAAGTGCTGTTTACTTTTTAGGCCATACAGATAATGAAGAACTGACAGTTGGTGAAGGAAAGGTGGTCATTGCCACGGACAATCTCATAAAACTGTCAACTGATGGAGTAGCATGGAGCCCTGGATCTGCTGGATTTGATGCACAAGGTAATCTTGCATTCATGATCTGTGATCCCATGAAACTTGCGACATCTCCAAATACTAAATCTTCTTCAACttcatcatcatcctcatcatcatgGAAGAAGGATTCTCCCATGCAATTTGGTATTCCCGTACCCATTATTTGTGATTGGTTGAACCAGCATTGGGAAGGCAACCTTGATGAACTTACCAAACCCAAATTGCCGATAATTAGATTGATGTCCACGGGACAGAAAAGTGAGCATTCTTGTGCTTCCTTCACACTCCGGCAGGTTTTTAAGTCGACAGAAGCTGATAACGATGGCACCCCATCATCAAATACAGTCTCAAAAGGTAAAGATCAACCAAATCCAGGCTGTTCTGGCACAGAAAATACTGTCAAGGAAGGAATCCAAACTACTGATTCACATGGTGCCCACGTTCAAGGAATTCCAACCCCAGAAATATATGAATCACCTAAGCTGACTGCTGGCCCTCTCAGGAAAAAGGAAAGCGCCCAAATACAGCTTTTGGATATTAATTTCCCTCATAGGGTGACCAAAACTACAGTTCAACCACATCCAGACATACAGCTTCTGCCAAACTCCGATGAGAATTCTGTCAAGGAAATGCCTTCACAGACTCCACTGAGTGAAGATCAAATCAAGTACAAGGGACTTGCCATTCCTGAAGGGGATGCTGACATTGCCTCAACAGGTTCTGTGAATGGAGCCCAAAGTGAGGTCCATTCTAGTTCTTCTCCAGTGGAGGTTTCAGAGATGTATAATGGATACAGTAGTGAGGGAGAAACAACTATGTACTCTGCAGAAACTGCCGAGAGTCGAAACTATACAAGTCCAAGAGAGGGGAAGTTTCAGCAAGTTGGCCGGAGCCACAGTTGTGTAAGTTATAATAGATGGGGAACTGCCCAAAGGAACCAGGTGGCCCGAAGGGCAATGCTAGAACAGCAGAGAAGCTTGATCCATGGAAGGAAAATGCATTCACAAGGGGCAACTTCTCAAAGGAGTAATGACTACTATAGCCCAACTGTGTCTTCTATAATGAAGAAGCGAAACAACTCAGAGCAGCCAACCAGACCGAAGCAAAGCGCGGTTCACTCCTCTCCGAGATGGATGTTCTGA